Proteins encoded together in one Lathyrus oleraceus cultivar Zhongwan6 chromosome 5, CAAS_Psat_ZW6_1.0, whole genome shotgun sequence window:
- the LOC127080190 gene encoding uncharacterized protein LOC127080190, with amino-acid sequence MPETDIPDVVDDIPKTNIPDVVDDIPETDIVEGQHDIPESDIIEGQHDIHETNTMSEIPDIDSQLEIHEQNAKNIEFDDSDDEVLNDGIDEVLVGVRGFAVEENDQEVDKLEVDDVSKGKKSKGGRPKKKKAKGSSNKKKGRPCK; translated from the exons ATGCCTGAAACTGACATACCTGATGTAGTAGATGACATACCTAAGACTAACATACCTGATGTAGTAGATGACATACCTGAGACTGACATAGTTGAGGGCCAACATGACATACCTGAAAGTGACATAATTGAGGGCCAACATGACATACATGAAACTAACACCATGAGTGAGATACCTGACATTGACTCACAACTTGAGATacatgaacaaaatgcaaaaaatattGA GTTTGATGACTCTGATGATGAGGTATTAAATGATGGAATTGATGAGGTTTTGGTAGGAGTGAGAGGATTTGCTGTTGAGGAGAATGATCAAGAGGTGGATAAATTAGAAGTGGATGATGTAAGTAAAGGAAAAAAAAGTAAGGGTGGTAGACCTAAGAAAAAAAAGGCCAAGGGAAGTTCCAACAAGAAAAAGGGAAGACCTTGCAAATAA
- the LOC127083855 gene encoding tropinone reductase homolog At5g06060, whose translation MAEAEECTSNGSSRWSLKGMTALVTGGTRGIGHAIVEDLCGFGATVHTCSRNQAELDNCLNQWRSKGFLVSGSVCDVSSRDQREKLIHEVTPIFNGKLHIYVNNVGANFRKPTIEYTAEVYSEIMAINLDSAYHLCQLTHPLLKASGMGSIVFISSISGVVSLGTGSVYAASKAAINQLTKNLACEWAKDGVRSNCVVPATTNTPLVEHLLRDKQYVDEMLSRTPLGRIAEAQEVSSLVAFLCLPAASYITGQVICVDGGLTVNGFQPSMRIT comes from the exons ATGGCAGAAGCTGAAGAGTGCACTTCCAATGGATCCTCTCGATGGTCCCTCAAAGGAATGACCGCTCTCGTCACCGGTGGAACTCGCGGAATTGG ACATGCCATAGTTGAGGATTTGTGTGGGTTTGGTGCCACCGTCCACACTTGTTCCAGAAACCAAGCAGAGCTCGATAACTGTTTGAATCAATGGCGTAGTAAAGGCTTTTTGGTTTCTGGATCTGTGTGTGATGTGTCATCTCGAGACCAAAGGGAGAAGCTCATTCATGAAGTCACCCCAATCTTCAATGGCAAACTTCACATTTAT GTGAACAATGTTGGGGCAAACTTTAGGAAACCAACCATTGAGTACACTGCTGAAGTATATTCAGAAATTATGGCAATCAATTTAGATTCTGCATATCATCTGTGCCAACTTACACATCCTCTTCTGAAGGCATCTGGTATGGGAAGCATTGTATTCATTTCATCTATTTCTGGTGTGGTGAGTTTAGGCACTGGATCAGTCTATGCAGCAAGTAAAG CTGCAATCAATCAGCTTACAAAAAATTTGGCTTGCGAATGGGCAAAAGATGGCGTAAGGAGCAATTGTGTTGTTCCTGCTACCACCAATACACCACTTGTAGAACAT CTGCTTCGTGACAAGCAATATGTAGATGAAATGTTGTCTCGAACTCCTCTTGGACGCATCGCCGAAGCTCAAGAAGTTTCATCCTTGGTAGCTTTCCTTTGTCTTCCGGCTGCATCTTACATTACAGGACAGGTTATTTGTGTTGATGGAGGACTAACTGTGAATGGATTTCAGCCAAGTATGAGAATAACATAA
- the LOC127083856 gene encoding tropinone reductase homolog At5g06060: MTAVEAQNKGGQRWSLTGMTALVTGGTRGIGHAIVNDLASFGATVYTCSRTEPELNNCLQQWQSQGFSVTGSVCDVSSRPQRENLVQQVSSTFNGKLNIFVNNVGTNFRKPTVEYTAEEYSELMTVNLDSAFHLCQLAYPLLKESGNGSIVFISSVAGVVSLGTGSVYAASKAAINQFTKNLACEWAKDNIRSNCVVPWATRTPLVEHLFKNQKFVDDILSRTPLKRIAEPEEVSSLVTFLCLPAASYITGQVICVDGGLTVFGFQPSMRIT; encoded by the exons ATGACAGCAGTAGAAGCACAAAACAAAGGAGGACAGAGATGGTCTCTCACCGGAATGACAGCTCTTGTAACCGGCGGCACTCGTGGGATCGG GCATGCCATAGTGAATGATCTAGCTTCATTTGGTGCTACTGTCTACACTTGTTCAAGGACTGAACCAGAGCTCAATAACTGCTTACAACAATGGCAGAGTCAAGGCTTTTCAGTCACAGGTTCTGTCTGTGATGTAAGCTCTCGGCCACAGAGAGAGAATCTTGTTCAACAAGTTTCCTCCACCTTCAATGGCAAGCTCAACATCTTT GTGAATAATGTCGGAACAAACTTTCGAAAGCCGACAGTCGAATACACTGCTGAAGAATATTCGGAGCTGATGACAGTTAATTTAGACTCCGCATTCCATCTATGCCAACTTGCATATCCTCTTCTAAAAGAATCTGGAAATGGAAGCATTGTGTTCATTTCATCTGTTGCAGGTGTAGTGAGCTTAGGCACTGGATCTGTTTATGCAGCAAGTAAAG CTGCGATTAATCAGTTTACAAAAAATCTGGCTTGTGAATGGGCAAAAGACAACATAAGGAGCAACTGCGTTGTGCCGTGGGCAACCAGAACTCCACTTGTTGAACAT TTATTTAAAAACCAGAAGTTTGTGGATGATATTTTGTCTAGAACTCCTCTTAAGCGGATTGCAGAACCCGAAGAAGTGTCGTCTTTGGTGACTTTCCTTTGTTTGCCTGCTGCATCTTACATCACTGGACAAGTTATCTGTGTTGATGGAGGGTTAACTGTGTTTGGATTTCAACCTAGCATGAGAATTACATGA
- the LOC127083857 gene encoding thylakoid lumenal 15 kDa protein 1, chloroplastic has protein sequence MALFLNASLSSTSKPHHRLSFSTTSATPLPPFLRTNPKQTLQPSPKLTLSLIESVSSATLVALLSASLVFVHPALAFKGGGPYGQGVTRGQDLSGKDFSGKTLIKQDFKTSILRQANFKGAKLLGASFFDADLTGADFSDADLRSADFSLANVTKVNLSNANLEGALVTGNTSFKGSDITGADFTDVPLREDQREYLCKIADGVNSTTGNATRDTLLCN, from the exons ATGGCACTTTTTCTCAACGCCTCCTTGTCTTCCACTTCCAAACCTCATCACCGTCTTTCCTTTTCAACCACCTCCGCAACTCCTCTTCCTCCATTTCTG AGAACCAATCCGAAGCAAACTCTACAACCTTCTCCAAAACTCACATTATCATTGATAGAATCCGTGTCTAGTGCTACCCTCGTCGCTCTTCTATCTGCTTCTCTCGTCTTTGTTCATCCCGCCCTAGCATTCAAG GGTGGAGGACCATATGGGCAAGGGGTTACTAGGGGACAAGATCTCTCTGGGAAAGATTTCAGCGGCAAGACACTCATCAAGCAAGACTTCAAAACG TCCATACTGCGACAAGCCAATTTTAAAGGTGCGAAATTGTTAGGTGCTAGCTTCTTTGATGCTGATTTAACAG GTGCTGATTTTTCGGATGCTGATCTTAGAAGTGCTGATTTTTCCCTGGCAAATGTTACAAAG GTAAATTTGAGCAATGCTAACCTGGAAGGTGCACTTGTAACAGGAAATACATCTTTTAAGGGATCAGACATTACAGGCGCCG ATTTCACTGATGTGCCACTAAGAGAAGATCAACGCGAATACCTCTGCAAAATTGCTGATGG AGTGAATTCAACAACTGGAAATGCTACGCGTGATACATTGCTGTGCAATTAG